GCGCCTCGCGCTCGCGCCATGCCGCCACCGCCTGCACCACCGCCAGCTCCTGCGGCTTCTTCACCCGCATCTTGAGCCGCTTCCAGGCGTCGTCCGGGTGCGGGTCGTAGGTCTCGCGCGCGGTGAGGACCTGCATCTCCTCGTTCAGCCAGTGGGCGCGGTCGTCGCGCTCCAGCCGGTCGCGCAGGTGGCGGTAGACGTCGACCAGATGGGTCACGTCCGCCAGCGCGTAGTCGAGCTGCTTGTCGGAAAGCGGCCGGTGCCGCCAGTCGGTGAAGCGCGACGACTTGTCGATGCGCTCGCCGGTCACCTTCTGTACGAGCTGGTCGTAGGAGACGCTGTCGCCGAAGCCGCACACCATCGCCGCCACCTGCGTGTCGAAGACGGGGGCGGGGATCAGGTCGCCGAGATGGAAGATGATCTCGATGTCCTGCCGCGCGGCATGGAACACCTTGATCGTCCTCTCGTCGCCCATCAGCCGGAAGAACGGCGCAAGGTCGATGCCCGGCGCGAGCGGGTCGATCAGCGCGGTCGTGTCCGGCGAGGCGAGCTGGACGAGGCACAGCTCCGGCCAGAACGTCGTCTCGCGGATGAATTCCGTGTCGATGGTGACGAAATCGGAGCGGGCAAGCCGTTCGAGGACGTTTTCGAGGTCTTCCTGGCGGGTAATCAGCGGCATCGAGGTTTCACATTGCGGCACGTATCGCCTCAATTCCAGTCGCGGCCCGGCGCGTCAAGCCTATTCGTGTCATCTACGGTTCATCTTTTCCTGTCGTTGCCGCGCCAGTGGGCCAGCCGGGCGAAGATCGTCGAGGTGCGCAACAGCGCGGTGAAGCGCCCGCGCTCCTCGGCGCTGGCCGGCGCGCGCACCCGCATGCGCCAGACGATGAGGGCGATGAACACGACATAGACGGCGGCCGAGAACTGGAACAGCGCCTGCGGGCCGAACCATTGCATGACGCTCGCCGCGGCGAACGGCCCGACGATGGCGCCCAGCGAATAGAACAGCATCAGCGCCGCGTTGATCATGACATATTCGTTCTTGCCCGCGCGGTCGTTGGCATGCGCCGCCGACAGCGAATAGAGCGGCATGGCGAACGAGCCGAACACGAACACCAGCGCGAAGTTGACCAGCCGCCCGCTGCCGGCGAACAGGCTGAGCGCGACCGCGGCGGCGAGCGCCAGCGTCGTGGTGATGAGCAGCACCGTGCGCCGGTCATGCCGGTCCGAGGCGTAGCCGAGCGGATACTGGATCAGCGCGCCGCCGATGATCGAGACGCTGACGAAGGTGGCGACGTCGGCGGTGTCGAAGCCGATGTCCTGCGCATAGACCGGCGAGAGCGTGCGGAAGGCGCTGTTGGTGACGCCGATGGCGATGCAGCCGAGCGCGGCGACGGGCGAGATCGCCCAGGCGCGCTTGAGGTCGAGCTTGACGCCTTCCGGCGGGGCCGGGTTGGAGCGGTCGCCGAGCGAGACCGGGACGAGGGAGAGCGCGATCATCATCGCCATCACCGCGAAGATGGCGAAGCCTTCCGCGCCGATGGCCGGAATGAGGAACTGCGCCCCGGTGACGGCGCCGATGTCGATGACGCGGTAGAGCGACAGCACCCGCGCCCGGTTGTCGTTTGAGACGCCCGAATTGAGCCAGCTTTCCATCACCGTGAACAGGCCGGCGAAGCAGAAGCCGGAGATGAAGCGCATCGCCGTCCACAGCGTCACGTCGATGATGATGGCCATCACCAGCGTCGCCGAGGCCGCGATCGCCGCGAGCGCCGAGAAGGCGCGGATATGGCCGACGCCGCGCATGATGCTGACGATGACGAGGCAGCCGATGAGGAAGCCGGAAAAATAGGCCGTTCCCATGAAGCCGATGTCGGTGGGCGAGAAGCCCTCATGCGCGCCGCGCAGCGCGATCAGCGTACCCTGGAGCCCGTTGCCGCCGAGAACGATGCCGGCTGTCGTCAGGATCGGGATGAGGGGTCTCAGGCCGTTCATGTCACCGCCGGGAGGGAAGGGGCGCATGCCCACCATACGGACGTGCGGCGGGCGATGCCACGCACAGGCGCATGCGTCTACTGGGCCAGCCAGCAATAGCCGCCTTGCCTTGACAAATCGAGCCTCTCATGCGCTTTTCCGGCGCAATTCGGGGCGGCCGCCCGCGACGGCGGAAACACCCCATGAAAGCCTCTTCAGATAAGCGGAAAGACCGTCCCATGCATCGTTACCGCAGCCATAACTGCGCCCAGCTCCGGAAGGCCGATGTCGGCGCCACCGTTCGCCTGTCCGGCTGGGTCCATCGCGTTCGCGATCATGGCGGCCTGCTCTTCATCGATTTGCGCGACCATTACGGCCTCACCCAGATCGTCGCCGACCCCGATTCGCCCTGCTTCAGGACGGCTGAGACCGTGCGCGGCGAATGGGTGATCCGCGTCGACGGCGAGGTCAAGGCGCGCACGCCCGAGACCGTCAATGCCGGCCTGCCGACCGGCGAGATCGAGATCTTCGCCCGCGACATGGAAGTGCTGTCGGCGGCCAAGGAGCTGCCGCTGCCGGTGTTCGGCGAGCCGGACTATCCGGAAGACATCCGCCTGAAATACCGCTTCCTCGACCTGCGCCGCGACACGCTGCACAGGAACATCGTCGCGCGCACGAAGATCATCGCCGAGATGCGCCGGCGCATGGGCGAGGCCGGCTTCACCGAATATTCGACGCCGATCCTCACTGCCTCGTCGCCCGAGGGCGCGCGCGACTTCCTCGTGCCGAGCCGCATCCATCCCGGCAAGTTCTACGCGCTGCCGCAGGCGCCGCAGATCTACAAGCAGCTGATCATGGTCTCCGGCTTCGACCGCTATTTCCAGATCGCGCCCTGCTTCCGCGACGAGGACCCGCGCGCCGACCGCCTGCCGGGCGAGTTCTACCAGCTCGACCTCGAGATGAGCTTCGTCGAGCAGGAGGACATCCTTTCGACCATGGAGCCGGTGATGCGCGGCGTGTTCGAGGCCTTCGCCGAGGGCAAGCCGGTCACGCAATCCTTCCCGCGCATCGCCTATGACGAGGCGATCCGCAAATACGGCTCCGACAAGCCGGACCTGCGCAACCCAATCGTCATGGAGGACGTCTCGGAGCACTTTCGCGGGTCGGGCTTCAAGGTGTTCGCGGGCATCCTCGCCAACGACCCCAAGGCCGAGGTCTGGGCGGTTCCGGCGAAGACCGGCGGCTCCCGCGCCTTCTGCGACCGGATGAACTCCTGGGCGCAAGGGGAGGGGCAGCCCGGCCTCGGCTACATCTTCTGGCGCAAGGAAGGCGACAGGCTCGAAGGGGCCGGCCCCATCGCCAAGAACATCGGCGAGGAGCGCACCGAGGCGATCCGCACCCAGCTCGGCCTCGCCGACGGCGACGCCTGCTTCTTCGTCGCCGGCGACCCGAAGAAGTTCTACCCCTTCGCCGGGGCCGCGCGCACGCGCGCCGGCGACGAGCTCGACCTCGTCGACCGCGACCGGTTCGAGCTGTGCTGGATCGTCGATTTCCCGTTCTACGAATGGAACGAGGACGAGAAGAAGGTCGATTTCGGCCACAACCCGTTCTCGATGCCGCAGGGCGGCATGGAGGCGCTGACCGGCGAGGAGCCGCTGTCGATCAAGGCGTTCCAGTACGACATGGTCTGCAACGGCTTCGAGATCGCCTCGGGCGGCATCCGCAACCACCTGCCGGAAACCATGGTCAAGGCGTTCGAGGTGGCGGGCTTCGACCGGGCGACGGTCGAGGAGCGGTTCGGCGGCCTCTACCGCGCCTTCCAGTACGGCGCGCCGCCGCATGGCGGCATGGCCGCCGGCGTCGACCGCGTCGTCATGCTGCTGGTCGGCGCCAGGAACCTGCGCGAGGTCAGCCTGTTCCCGATGAACCAGCAGGCGTTCGACCTTCTGATGGGCGCGCCCAACGAGGCGAGCCCGGCCCAGCTGCGCGAGCTTCATCTGCGGCCGGTGCCGCCGAAGAAGGAAGGCTGAGGCCGGCGCTACCCCTCACCGGCTCTTCGGGCCACCTCTCCCCAGAGGGGAGAGGAAAGGCCGCCGCAATGCCGGCGCTTCTCCAGACTGGATTTTCCTCTCCCCTCTGGGGAGAGGTGCCGAGCGCAGCGAGGCGGTGAGGGGACCCCGGTGACGCTTGCACGACGCGTCTTGCGGCATTCTCCGTCGGCGAAGTTGCCGTCCGCGCGCAAGGGCCGGCAGTCCGCCTGCCTTCCTCAGTGCAGGATCTGGCTCAGGAACAGCTTCGTGCGCTCGTGCTGCGGGTTGTCGAAGAACTCGGCCGGGGTGTTCTGCTCGACGATCTGGCCCTGATCCATGAAGATGACCCGGTTGGCCACCTGACGGGCGAAGCCCATCTCGTGGGTGACGCAGATCATCGTCATGCCTTCCTCGGCGAGGCCGACCATGGTTTCCAGCACTTCCTTGACCATTTCCGGGTCGAGCGCCGAGGTCGGCTCGTCGAAC
The window above is part of the Aquamicrobium sp. genome. Proteins encoded here:
- a CDS encoding MFS transporter translates to MNGLRPLIPILTTAGIVLGGNGLQGTLIALRGAHEGFSPTDIGFMGTAYFSGFLIGCLVIVSIMRGVGHIRAFSALAAIAASATLVMAIIIDVTLWTAMRFISGFCFAGLFTVMESWLNSGVSNDNRARVLSLYRVIDIGAVTGAQFLIPAIGAEGFAIFAVMAMMIALSLVPVSLGDRSNPAPPEGVKLDLKRAWAISPVAALGCIAIGVTNSAFRTLSPVYAQDIGFDTADVATFVSVSIIGGALIQYPLGYASDRHDRRTVLLITTTLALAAAVALSLFAGSGRLVNFALVFVFGSFAMPLYSLSAAHANDRAGKNEYVMINAALMLFYSLGAIVGPFAAASVMQWFGPQALFQFSAAVYVVFIALIVWRMRVRAPASAEERGRFTALLRTSTIFARLAHWRGNDRKR
- the rnd gene encoding ribonuclease D, translated to MPLITRQEDLENVLERLARSDFVTIDTEFIRETTFWPELCLVQLASPDTTALIDPLAPGIDLAPFFRLMGDERTIKVFHAARQDIEIIFHLGDLIPAPVFDTQVAAMVCGFGDSVSYDQLVQKVTGERIDKSSRFTDWRHRPLSDKQLDYALADVTHLVDVYRHLRDRLERDDRAHWLNEEMQVLTARETYDPHPDDAWKRLKMRVKKPQELAVVQAVAAWREREARERNVPRGRVIKDDAIYEIAQQGPRDAAALARLRTTPRGWERSATANALLAVVNEALDLPKESLPKLPRHVQQPEGTSAAAELIKVLLKLVAEEEGVAPKVLASSDDIDRIAARGEDADVPAMHGWRREVFGEKALALVRGDVALKFDKRRIAVFDTK
- the aspS gene encoding aspartate--tRNA ligase gives rise to the protein MHRYRSHNCAQLRKADVGATVRLSGWVHRVRDHGGLLFIDLRDHYGLTQIVADPDSPCFRTAETVRGEWVIRVDGEVKARTPETVNAGLPTGEIEIFARDMEVLSAAKELPLPVFGEPDYPEDIRLKYRFLDLRRDTLHRNIVARTKIIAEMRRRMGEAGFTEYSTPILTASSPEGARDFLVPSRIHPGKFYALPQAPQIYKQLIMVSGFDRYFQIAPCFRDEDPRADRLPGEFYQLDLEMSFVEQEDILSTMEPVMRGVFEAFAEGKPVTQSFPRIAYDEAIRKYGSDKPDLRNPIVMEDVSEHFRGSGFKVFAGILANDPKAEVWAVPAKTGGSRAFCDRMNSWAQGEGQPGLGYIFWRKEGDRLEGAGPIAKNIGEERTEAIRTQLGLADGDACFFVAGDPKKFYPFAGAARTRAGDELDLVDRDRFELCWIVDFPFYEWNEDEKKVDFGHNPFSMPQGGMEALTGEEPLSIKAFQYDMVCNGFEIASGGIRNHLPETMVKAFEVAGFDRATVEERFGGLYRAFQYGAPPHGGMAAGVDRVVMLLVGARNLREVSLFPMNQQAFDLLMGAPNEASPAQLRELHLRPVPPKKEG